One stretch of Streptomyces peucetius DNA includes these proteins:
- a CDS encoding S8 family peptidase, translating into MHNRTRLEAVAAVAVTTLLAAAGPLSATAQSAAPAPELAPLHRSANAVPGRYIVTLSDTADSAAMTGEVGVKALFTYSSALRGFAADLSAEQLRQVRLLPGVVAVEEDATVKAVAGAPSSLAPAASWGLDRIDQRRLPLDDGFTAGGSGQGVNAYILDTGIDYAHSEFGGRATFGYDAVGDGRRGQDCQGHGTHVAGTVGGRTYGVATEASLVSVRVLDCEGGGTASEVIAGMDWVAANAVQPAVLNASLGGGRSIAVNNAADALADSGVLPVVAAGNEAQNACNVSPASAERVLTVGATNSSDQETDFSNHGACLGLYAPGASIVSARLGGGSVSLNGTSMASPHVTGVAALYKSEHPTANATEVAGWIIDKSTKGLVTGISPGSPNRLLYTGGL; encoded by the coding sequence ATGCACAACCGAACCAGGCTCGAAGCCGTCGCCGCCGTCGCCGTCACCACCCTGCTGGCGGCGGCCGGACCCCTGTCCGCCACGGCCCAGTCCGCCGCACCCGCTCCCGAACTCGCTCCGCTGCACCGGTCGGCGAACGCCGTTCCGGGGCGCTACATCGTGACACTCTCGGACACTGCCGACTCCGCCGCGATGACGGGCGAGGTCGGTGTCAAGGCGCTCTTCACCTACAGCTCCGCGCTGCGCGGGTTCGCCGCCGACCTGAGCGCCGAGCAGTTGCGGCAGGTCCGGCTGCTGCCCGGTGTCGTGGCCGTCGAGGAGGACGCGACCGTCAAGGCGGTCGCCGGCGCCCCGTCGTCGCTCGCCCCGGCCGCCTCCTGGGGCCTCGACCGGATCGACCAGCGGAGACTGCCGCTCGACGACGGCTTCACCGCGGGCGGCAGCGGCCAGGGGGTCAACGCGTACATCCTCGACACCGGCATCGACTACGCGCACAGCGAGTTCGGCGGCCGGGCCACCTTCGGCTACGACGCCGTAGGGGACGGGCGCAGGGGGCAGGACTGCCAGGGACACGGCACCCATGTCGCGGGCACCGTAGGAGGCAGGACGTACGGTGTGGCCACCGAGGCGTCTCTGGTGAGTGTCCGCGTGCTGGACTGCGAGGGCGGGGGCACCGCGTCGGAGGTCATCGCCGGGATGGACTGGGTGGCGGCCAACGCCGTGCAGCCGGCCGTGCTCAACGCCTCCCTCGGCGGCGGCAGGTCCATCGCCGTGAACAACGCGGCCGACGCGCTCGCCGACAGCGGCGTCCTGCCGGTCGTCGCGGCCGGCAACGAGGCGCAGAACGCCTGCAACGTCTCTCCCGCGTCCGCGGAGCGCGTGCTCACCGTCGGCGCGACGAACTCCTCCGACCAGGAGACGGACTTCTCCAACCACGGCGCCTGCCTGGGGCTCTACGCCCCGGGCGCCTCGATCGTGTCCGCGAGGCTCGGCGGCGGCAGCGTCTCGCTGAACGGCACCTCGATGGCCTCGCCGCACGTGACAGGCGTCGCCGCCCTCTACAAGTCGGAACACCCGACGGCGAACGCGACCGAGGTGGCGGGCTGGATCATCGACAAGTCGACCAAGGGGTTGGTGACCGGCATCAGCCCCGGCTCGCCCAACCGTCTGCTCTACACCGGCGGACTCTGA
- a CDS encoding YceI family protein, whose protein sequence is MGLFNRKDDTTTTAVATVDPALAALTGEYAIDPAHSSIGFTVRHAMVTNVRGSFGEHEGTLRLDGTDPSRSSASIDVAIASVDTGIADRDGHLRSGDFFDAENFPKMTFRSTAAEQLGGDRYRITGDLTIKDVTRPLSIDLQFQGAATDVYGNERVGFEGGAQILRSDWGLTWNAALEAGGVMVSDKVKLTFDISAIKAAAPAA, encoded by the coding sequence ATGGGCCTCTTCAACCGCAAGGACGACACCACCACCACCGCCGTCGCCACCGTGGACCCCGCGCTCGCGGCGCTGACCGGCGAGTACGCGATCGACCCGGCGCACAGCAGCATCGGCTTCACCGTCCGGCACGCCATGGTCACCAACGTCCGCGGCAGCTTCGGCGAGCACGAGGGCACCCTGCGTCTCGACGGCACGGACCCGTCCCGCTCCTCCGCCTCCATCGATGTCGCCATCGCGTCCGTCGACACGGGCATCGCGGACCGTGACGGCCACCTGCGCAGCGGCGACTTCTTCGATGCGGAGAACTTCCCGAAGATGACGTTCCGCTCCACCGCCGCCGAGCAGCTCGGCGGCGACCGCTACCGGATCACCGGCGACCTGACGATCAAGGACGTCACGCGTCCGCTCAGCATCGACCTGCAGTTCCAGGGCGCGGCCACCGACGTCTACGGCAACGAGCGCGTCGGCTTCGAGGGCGGCGCCCAGATCCTGCGCTCCGACTGGGGCCTGACCTGGAACGCGGCGCTGGAGGCCGGTGGCGTGATGGTCAGCGACAAGGTCAAGCTGACCTTCGACATCTCCGCGATCAAGGCCGCGGCCCCGGCCGCCTGA